In Felis catus isolate Fca126 chromosome E1, F.catus_Fca126_mat1.0, whole genome shotgun sequence, the following proteins share a genomic window:
- the LOC109494105 gene encoding uncharacterized protein LOC109494105, translating to MGTQDMFSKKHIRNWKSRLQLEVERHLSVTVDHKIKFRRGGLLMKTNENAWTLEGGSKGTAKRPKARDQERRNQNLCPSWTYTMLRDPELLSSRPQPGTLGAALRGSQLPECSVHKAASRLGGGRRAWMTASTRFQPPPSPWKDAIGRDTTCTTVHGRAHGGTQAKVSSGENVGVAGTWGAGRGQGHLGKALETRGLVHHSGHMCLARLQIDRHPCTRGWGPHPHTRGATTAQEPVVFTLSWDWTPCWRPKTGESPAFY from the exons ATGGGAACACAGGACATGTTTTCCAAAAAGCACATTAGGAATTGGAAATCCAGGCTGCAACTGGAAGTAGAAAGGCATCTGAGTGTCACAGTGGACCACAAGATAAAATTCAG GAGAGGTGGACTCCTCATGAAGACGAATGAAAATGCCTGGACCCTTGAAGGGGGATCTAAAGGAACTGCCAAGAGGCCAAAGGCTCGGGACCAGGAGCGGAGAAACCAGAACCTCTGCCCATCCTGGACCTACACAATGCTGAGA GACCCAGAGTTGCTGAGCTCCCGGCCCCAACCTGGCACGCTCGGGGCGGCTTTAAGAGGTTCACAACTCCCCGAGTGCAGTGTCCATAAGGCGGCCTCCCGGCTCGGCGGAG GGCGCAGGGCTTGGATGACAGCGTCGACTAGATTTCAACCACCACCGTCCCCTTGGAAGGATGCCATTGGGCGGGACACAACCTGCACGACTGTACACGGCAGGGCTCATGGAGGCACACAGGCCAAGGTCAGCTCTGGTGAGAACGTGGGAGTTGCGGGGacttggggggcagggagaggccaggggcATCTCGGGAAGGCCTTGGAGACACGCGGTCTGGTTCACCACAGTGGTCACATGTGCCTGGCAAGGCTGCAGATCGACAGACACCCCTGCACCCGGGGGTGGGGTCCACACCCTCATACCCGTGGGGCCACCACAGCTCAGGAGCCTGTGGTCTTCACCTTGAGCTGGGACTGGACACCGTGTTGGAGACCAAAGACAGGAGAGAGCCCTGCCTTCTACTGA